In Temnothorax longispinosus isolate EJ_2023e chromosome 2, Tlon_JGU_v1, whole genome shotgun sequence, one DNA window encodes the following:
- the LOC139808921 gene encoding retinol-binding protein pinta-like gives MANASDHDDSAECYARQKLDSADKLYAATYLNETDETRANALAEIKRWIKEKDDLYARNDTGPSSTNEASRTSKFTNIARASTYSGDAVPHVPQELTEEDKRYAAANLNETDETRENAVAEIKRWIEDELHIQIDDFLILRFLRVCKFNLEKTKIRIRNYYKQRSHLPEWYRNKDPFQPELQEMIDMGICLPLRKPDSQGRLVIIMRGTLHDPRRHQMSDIAKVGVMAIEVAMKYYPAASVYGCALLIDVANPTMRHIFQFRPYILMNVVHTWQSCYPMRYQKIKIFNAPAFFDVIARILKSFMTEKINNRFQIYSHTLDCFKDIPAEILPVEYGGTGDTMQELTEFWKKCIEENCSWLKHDDENSRIE, from the exons ATGGCAAATGCAAGTGACCACGACGACAGTGCAGAGTGTTACGCTCGGCAAAAGCTGGACAGCGCGGATAAGTTATATGCTGCGACATATTTGAACGAGACTGATGAGACTAGAGCGAACGCCCTCGCGGAAATTAAACGCTGGATCAAGGAGAAGGACGACTTATATGCACGTAACG ATACTGGTCCCTCCTCGACGAACGAGGCTTCGCGTACATCAAAGTTTACTAACATCGCGAGGGCGAGCACTTACAGCGGTGACGCTGTGCCTCATGTTCCACAAGAGCTGACTGAAGAGGATAAAAGATATGCAGCTGCAAATTTGAACGAGACCGACGAAACGAGAGAGAACGCTGTCGCGGAGATCAAACGCTGGATCGAGGACGAACTGCACATACAAATCG ATGACTTTCTTATCCTGCGATTTTTGAGAGTATGCAAGTTTAATCTTGAGAAAACTAAGATCAGGATACGAAACTATTATAAGCAGCGATCCCATTTACCAGAATGGTACAGGAATAAAGATCCGTTTCAACCGGAACTGCAGGAAATGATTGATATGGG aATATGTTTGCCCCTGCGGAAGCCAGATAGTCAAGGAAGATTGGTAATTATAATGCGCGGCACTCTGCATGATCCGAGAAGACACCAAATGTCGGACATAGCTAag GTCGGTGTGATGGCGATAGAAGTGGCTATGAAATATTATCCCGCAGCATCAGTGTACGGTTGCGCATTGTTAATAGATGTGGCCAATCCAACCATGCGCcacatttttcaattccgaccctatatattaatgaatgtAGTCCACACATGGCAAAGCTGCTATCCTATGAGATACcagaagattaaaatattcaacgcCCCGGCATTTTTTGATGTTATTGCGAGGATTCTCAAATCCTTCATgactgaaaaaataaacaacagatttcaaatttattcacATACGCTTGACTGTTTCAAAGATATTCCCGCTGAGATTTTGCCCGTCGAATATGGCGGCACTGGTGATACAATGCAGGAATTAACag aattttgGAAGAAATGTATTGAAGAAAATTGCAGCTGGCTGAAGCATGATGATGAGAATAGCagaatcgaataa
- the LOC139808931 gene encoding retinol-binding protein pinta-like, giving the protein MANDNVECYAWKKLSNDDKLYAATYLNETDETTRENAIANIRRWIEENDDLREQIDDFQILRFLRVCKFNFEKTKIRMQKYYRLRSNLPEWYMNTNPFRPELQQLLDLGLYLPLRKPDDQGRFIIIVRCTRHDPRIHKMSDVAKISAMVSDTAAKHYPAASIYGYRVFIDMSNTTLRHIAQYRPYVLKNSVHAWQNYPMRVQSINVLNASILLDITVRIFKSFMTEKMRNRLHVYSDSTMKNCFDEVPTNILPVEYGGTDGTIQELTEYWKKLIENNHDLLMNEEDNKIIVLKQ; this is encoded by the exons ATGGCGAACGACAATGTAGAGTGTTACGCTTGGAAAAAGCTGTCCAACGACGACAAGTTATATGCAGCGACATATTTGAACGAGACCGACGAGACTACTAGAGAGAACGCCATCGCGAATATCAGACGCTGGATCGAGGAGAACGATGACTTGCGTGAACAAATCG ATGACTTCCAGATCCTACGATTTTTGAGAgtgtgcaaatttaatttcgagaAAACTAAGATCagaatgcaaaaatattataggcTGCGATCCAACTTACCAGAATGGTACATGAATACCAATCCATTTCGGCCAGAACTGCAGCAGTTGCTCGATTTGGG TTTATATTTGCCTCTGCGGAAGCCGGATGATCAAggaagatttattattattgtgcgTTGCACACGGCATGATCCGAGAATACACAAAATGTCAGACGTAGCCAAG ATCAGTGCGATGGTATCGGACACGGCGGCAAAACATTATCCCGCAGCATCCATATATGGCTACAGAGTGTTCATAGACATGTCAAATACGACTCTTCGTCACATTGCTCAATACCGACCCTACGTTTTAAAGAATTCGGTTCACGCATGGCAGAACTATCCTATGAGGGTCCAATCGATTAACGTATTGAATGCCTCGATACTCCTCGATATTACTGTAAGGATTTTCAAGTCTTTTATGACTGAGAAGATGAGGAACAGACTTCATGTCTACTCAGACAGTACGATGAAGAATTGTTTCGACGAGGTTCCAACTAACATTTTGCCCGTCGAATATGGCGGCACTGATGGTACAATCCAAGAATTAACAG AATACTGGAAGAAATTGATCGAGAACAATCACGACTTGCTTATGAACGAGGAGGACAACAAAATCATCGTTTTGAAGCAGTAG
- the LOC139808933 gene encoding cadherin-8-like: MDPPEEGGTITYSFVTRPEEKLKFKINNKTGLITTTEMFGRDDPMNYSITVLAIDNSMLQLTDSCTFNIILEDVEPVIKKVNDNPPVFNKNLTIEKSSDPGMTKAISIISIISIISILVCVLILLILLVAVVVDRRKTDDLYKDMDNIGGNVINYEEEGGGEADAPYDCIVYENLRLRIYEKKEKIDKDLLDTNTFDDVRHYAYEGEGTSEGDLSSLASCTTDGDLNFDYLSNLRPKFRKLAAMYGEDPSDEESDGVGERESESWC; this comes from the exons ATGGATCCGCCGGAGGAAGGAG GTACCATTACATACAGCTTCGTGACCCGTCCTGAGGAAAagttaaaattcaaaatcaaCAACAAGACGGGCCTCATCACAACTACTGAAATGTTCGGTAGAGACGACCCGATGAATTATTCCATCACGGTGCTGGCAATCGATAATAGTATGCTGCAGCTGACTGACTCCTGCAcgtttaatatcatattagaAGACGTAGAACCGGTCATCAAAAAAGTTAATGACAATCCGCCGGTCTTCAACAAAAATCTGACGATAGAGAAATCCAGCGATCCTGGCATGACAAAGGCCATCTCTATTATATCTATCATATccattatatctattttagtctgcgtattaatattgttaatattgctCGTGGCGGTAGTTGTGGATAGGAGAAAAACGGATGATCTGTATAAAGATATGGACAATATCGGaggaaatgttattaattacgagGAAGAGGGAGGCGGTGAGGCCGATGCGCCTTATGATTGTATAGTTTACGAGAATTTACGTTTGagaatttacgaaaagaaagaaaagatcgATAAAGATCTACTCGATACAAATACATTCGACGATGTTCGCCATTATGCTTACGAGGGAGAAGGCACATCAGAAGGCGACCTATCGTCATTAGCTTCAt GCACTACTGATGGAGatcttaattttgattatctATCTAATTTGAGGccaaaatttagaaaattggCAGCTATGTATGGAGAAGATCCAAGTGACGAGGAAAGTGACGGAGTCGGTGAACGAGAGAGCGAAAGCTGGTGTTGA
- the LOC139808930 gene encoding retinol-binding protein pinta-like: MNHAWKKLSNDDKLYAATQLNETDENRENSIAEIRHWIEENDELSGQLDDFEILRFLRVCKFNLEKTKIRIRNHSKQRSDVPEWYMNKDPFLPELQELLDMGFCLPLRNPDDQGRLVMFVRIIYDPRRHKISNLAKIFLMAMETALKYYPAASIYGYTLFIDFANTTVRHIAQYRPYILRNSVRLWQYYPMSVKLMNMFNAPLIYDVTAAILKSFMTEKLKNRFNVYSASTKHNCLKDIPANILPVECGGTDGTIQELTEYWKKLIEENRDSLLNENALRMRKTTKSNSRINKKY, translated from the exons ATGAATCACGCTTGGAAAAAGCTGTCCAACGACGACAAGTTATATGCAGCGACACAGTTGAACGAGACCGATGAGAATAGAGAGAACTCCATCGCCGAGATCAGACACTGGATTGAGGAGAACGATGAGTTGAGCGGACAACTCG ATGACTTCGAAATCCTGCGATTTTTGAGGGTTTGCAAatttaatcttgaaaaaacCAAAATCAGGATTCGAAACCATTCCAAACAACGATCCGACGTACCAGAATGGTACATGAATAAAGATCCATTTCTTCCAGAACTGCAAGAGCTGCTTGATATGGG TTTTTGTTTGCCTCTGCGGAATCCGGATGATCAAGGAAGATTAGTTATGTTTGTGCGCATCATATATGACCCGAGGAGACATAAAATATCAAACCTGGCTAAG ATCTTTTTGATGGCAATGGAAACGGCGTTGAAATATTATCCCGCGGCATCCATATATGGCTACACATTGTTCATAGATTTTGCCAATACAACTGTACGTCACATTGCTCAATACCGACCCTACATTTTAAGGAATTCGGTTCGTTTATGGCAGTACTATCCCATGAGCGTCAAATTAATGAACATGTTTAACGCCCCGTTAATCTACGATGTTACTGCGGcgattttaaaatctttcatGACTGAGAAGTTAAAGAACAGATTCAATGTCTACTCAGCCAGTACGAAGCATAACTGTTTGAAGGATATTCCAGCCAACATCTTACCCGTCGAATGTGGCGGCACTGATGGTACAATCCAAGAATTAACAG aatACTGGAAGAAACTGATCGAGGAGAATCGCGACTCACTTTTGAATGAGAACGCCTTGCGAATGAGGAAAACGACGAAATCAAACTCTAGaatcaacaaaaaatactAG
- the LOC139808928 gene encoding retinol-binding protein pinta-like — protein MGETSDSPTFTNVAIASTCSDSVMLHAPQELTEENKRYAAANLNETDETRENAVAEIKRWIEDELRIRIDDFLILRFLRVCKFNLEKTKIRIRNYYKQRSNLPEWYMNRDPFRPELQELLDLGTVLPLRKPDSQGRLVIILYGTRHDPTKHKISDVAKIGMMATEVAMKYYPAGSVYGCVPLIDMVNPTLRHILQLRPYILMNIVHAWQSCYPIRFQKINIFNAPAFFDVIAKILKSFMTEKMKNRFHVYSHTLDCFEDIPAEILPIEYGGTDGTIQELKEYWKKLIEENCGWLNDEDDRIE, from the exons ATGGGCGAGACTTCGGATTCACCAACGTTCACTAACGTCGCAATAGCGAGCACTTGCAGCGACAGTGTTATGCTTCATGCTCCACAAGAGCTGACTGAAGAGAATAAACGATATGCAGCGGCAAATTTGAACGAGACCGACGAAACGAGAGAGAACGCTGTCGCGGAGATCAAACGCTGGATCGAGGACGAACTGCGCATACGAATCG ATGACTTTCTTATCCTGCGATTTTTGAGAGTATGCAAGTTTAATCTTGAGAAAACTAAGATCAGGATACGAAACTATTATAAGCAGCGATCCAATTTACCAGAATGGTACATGAATAGAGATCCGTTTCGACCAGAACTGCAGGAACTGCTTGATTTGGG AACAGTTTTGCCTTTGCGAAAGCCAGATAGTCAAGGAAGATTGGTTATTATTCTATACGGCACTCGGCATGATCCGACAAAACACAAAATATCAGACGTAGCTaag atcgGTATGATGGCGACGGAAGTGGCAATGAAATATTATCCCGCAGGATCTGTGTACGGTTGCGTACCGCTTATAGACATGGTCAATCCAACTCTACGCCACATTCTTCAATTGCGACCCTACATATTAATGAATATAGTCCACGCGTGGCAAAGCTGCTATCCTATAAGATTCcagaaaatcaatatattcaatgccccggcatttttcgATGTTATTGCGAAGATTCTCAAATCTTTCATGACCGAAAAGATGAAGAACAGATTTCACGTCTATTCACATACGCTCGACTGTTTTGAGGATATTCCTGCTGAAATTTTACCCATCGAATATGGCGGCACTGATGGTACAATCCAGGAattaaaag aatATTGGAAGAAActaattgaagaaaattgcGGCTGGCTTAATGATGAGGATGACAGAATCGAATAA